The sequence TGAAGGCAACACGCTACGCATGAAGAAGTTTtcttcaaacaaacaaaaaccataaaaagCTATAAAAttttaccccaaaaaaggaaaatttttttttattacctTGGCAAGGGTATGGGCAAGAGCAGCGCCAGCAACACCGGCGCCGACAATGATGACGTCGGTGCTGGAGCGGTACACCGGCGGGAATTCTCCTTCGTCGGAGCTCTTGACACATTGTTCTGAAACAAGGCTCTTATTcgtgttgttcttgttcttctgTACCTTGCTCCTGTCTTTGGCCATGCCATTACCGTAATTACGGAGACGGAGAACAGATAGAGCAACGAAACCCACGAGGGAGGCAAAGAAGGTCCAGAGAACGTAGGGATCGACCGCCACCATTGCCACCATCTTGGTCcgaatcaaagaaaaagacccagatgatgaagaagaaatgcAGGATTTACTGGTACTAGAGCTTTTGCTCAATTTTtctgttgctgttgttgtgGTGGGTTTGTGATTATGGAAGCTTGTAGTAGAAAGGTGAGGTTGATTATTGTTATGGTTATGGAGGAGAAAGGTGACAATGTTGCTGCTTTTGAATCTGAATGTTGTGGGTGAGGATGAAGGAGGAGGATGGTATGGATGTGGGCATGGGGCTTTTTGTAGGAGCATTTTTGGGGAAGTGAAGGCTCATTGTATTGTTATTGATTTATGACTCTGGTTTGGCTTAATTGTCATAGTTACTGTCCAAATAGGCGTGTACCTTCGCAAGAGTAAATAGGGGTGCAATCTAGACTTCTTTCTTGAACTTCtggccaaaaaataaaaaaattcgtaagggACTTGTGGTTCAAGAGGTTAATtagaatatttatttatgcatTTAAGATGttggattcttttttttctcggCATCGTTAAtattcaaaagaaattttaaaaaaagacttgtttaattggtttttattttttaaagaaaaagaacaaaggcTAAAGTTAATAGAATAGTCCAGAAATTTCCTCAATGGGAAATGAATCAGAGAAAAACAATTGCTCCTTTGAAGTGGGATTAAGTAACGGACAACGTTGTGGCATTGAGAAAGCATGCACGAAAGAAAGTTAGGCAATCCAAGGGAAAGGATTACCATTCATTCAGACTCGAACCAAGAAAGTAGGTCGCTTTCATTATCAAATTGTTCCCatcaggaaaagaaaaatgacataCGTGACAGGTGGTAAACAAATTAGGGATTTCAGTAATTTACATCCCAAGTTTATTTTTAGGACACTTCTAGAGGGCATTGTACGTATCGTAGTCCAATGATTCttattgatttttaatttgtcaattcaattgaaataaaatgaaaaataaaatataactaTATTCAATTATTGAGTATGCATGTGAAATGACATCGCGCCGACTGCACGCAATTGCCATCTATATCGTAACCCTAGAAAGCTATTAGAAGTAAGTTGGACATCAAATGGTCCCGGTAAGAGAAAGAACCACCACTCCACCCAAGTACAAGAACAATCACAAGCATTGTCTGTTGTGCTCAAGCATTTCTTGACAGAAACTAAACGGTGCGTTTTGGTATTAGGTTATTTACGCAAAAGTAATCACATAATATGGAAATCTATATGAGGGGTCCATATATAACACTCTCATTACAGAATTGTTGTGTTTTGAATTGggcttttattttgtttggttgaacATTCGACAACAAGTTCAAAACATttgtaaaacattcaaaatatcagaaaatgtcATTGATTAATGCAagtattaagaattgaaattattaattaaataagaataatatgataattttatattatatatatacataattaaaatcagataataagttatattttttatggaacacaattatactttttttttattttttaaaaaaaaaattaaaaaccaattAACACACGAATGGGACAGATTATGATTGGGGGATTCAATTTTATTTGGAGGAGTACAAACAAACCATAAAGAACAATCACAATCTACAAGTGCCATGCACGTGGACACGTGGCTGTTCTAATCAACACTTGTATTGCAGGTGAGGGTTGTAAATGCATACAAGTTATAACCACCACAAAGAAAAAGCTCGTCTCTCTTTCAACATCCATTGTCGACACAGATGGGGGGGTAACCACTCCATGGCCCAtgcccttttgtttttttttaaccaaGCATGCCCCTTGCATGTCGACGTTTGCTTTCTTGACACAATCGATATCTTCGATTACTGGGATAACTGCTCTCAAGCTTTTGGACTTTTCAATCTCAGGTGCTTTACCTGTAGGTACTTTAAGGCTTAGGCTTTGTGattaaattcattaaaaagtTCATAAAGAAAGTCACcaaatttcaaaccaaaatattATCACAATGATGAGCTTCacctaaaaaatattatgacaacgaaatcaattttctttttctttttttggccaCTGAAAGGAGATTCGAACTGAGGAGAATACTCCTAAATACTAGTAATACTGATAGATCACCAGCTAGTTGATgacaataaaatcaaacttcaaaacatattatgaCAGTTAATTGGCCCATCATTCAAGTGTGGATGTAAACAGCTAGCAAAGGACGAACAAAGCATCTCACACGCCATTTTTGCAAATGACATGCATGAAATATAGAAAACTTTAAAAAGCTGAAAATAAGTATCGTACAACTTCCAAATTTGACGAAAGTCTCGTCCACGCAGAGATCAGCCTGATATGAACACTTTTGTGTTCCGCGTCTTTGTACCAAACAATTTTGCcttaaatatcaaaattacatTTACACAACAAAAGTTGAACCACATGTTCTCCCAAGAGTAGAAAGTTGAACTGCATGTCAAATTGATGGATAGATGTATGAAAGAAAGAGGTATTATCACTATAACTTGATACAAAATTGTGGGAGTTGCTTGCTAGCCGCTGTTTATGCGTATAcagtaattaaattaaatggtatatcaggtctttctctttttttgtctATGGTTGCCATTGCCATCTTTTCCTTCTCGCTTCATCCCGCCTCTACGAGCTCTCTTATGCCCCTGTTATCAGATTATTACAAGATTCATCAGCAACTAATTCCAGTCTCTCTGCGCATTGGCACTCGGAGCAACAAGAGGTTGGGACGACGCTTCGTTGCATGTGTATTAAGTGAAATTGACATAACTTGAAATCATGAAGAGGTTAGGTACAAGAAAATGCAAAGTACCTCAGCAGTGAAAGTCTTGAGGGGGTCCTTAttctttttggattttctCTTAAATCCATGGCGGCGAGCAGGGTTGGTGTTTCCCATTGCAGCTCTAGCAAGCTTAACAGTCTTGCTGGCTTCTTTAGTTGTTGCGTCCAATAGATAATCAGGCACATCGCGTAGGTGAGGAGCAGGAGGCTTCTTGCTTAGAGCCTTGTCATGTTTCAACAGATCTGctcaaaattataaattagtaatttctAAATCTTGTAACTTCAAAGGTACAGTGAGCAAGTATAATAGGAGACCCAGTACATTCAACTAAACAATACCTAGGTCTCTTGGATTGACTTCAAAATGAGCCTTCAACCTATACGGATAAAAACAGATTGTTATTAGAAACCAAAAGCTGCAAGTTGTAGGAGAGGTTAGTGCAGAGAAAACATAGGTTGAGAagcaaaaaactaaaaagaacaCAAGTAACTGCGCTCAATCAAAGTAACTTTGACTACTGTGTATCTGTGATCCAATCAGCGTAGTAGGCgctaaaaaatatttagcGATATTGATTATTTTCTACAAGCCATGTTCCTAATTTGCAAGAGTGTTGGTGCAAAGGACCTCATGCAGATAAAGAAAGCGACAATAGTATATACTCACTTTTCAGAATTGAGAATTTCATTTCTCAAATCTTGAGCTCGCGATTCTCTGACAGCAATTTTTGTCACACTCTTTGCAACATCCTGTAGAAGTCAGTGCTTATGATCAGGTGATCTTGGGGGCCTTTAACCGTACAATAAACTTCCGCCCAAAGGCAGATCAGGAATCAGAATGATGCAATCAAACAAGGTGAtcaaaaaaagcaaaacaaatcACCAAACAGGAGATCCAAATTCATGGTTAGCTTGACCATAATGGGTCCACTCAGGCGAAAATTAGTGAAGTGATCCATGAAGCCTTTGAAAGGAAAAGACAAGGGGAACCAAATCATGAAAGATAAAAGAGTCAGAAGAATCACCTCAGCTCTATATCTTAAAGACTCCACTGCATTCTTGGTCAGCAAAGGAAATGGAGGAATTGAGTTTGAGTCGTCCTTTTCATCGTCCCCCAAaaaggattttatttcttcaaaaattgtCATCTCATCTGGAGAAACCtgttagaagaaaaaaatattagaacgTTAAAATGTTTAACAAGATAAGATCATCATCATAAACATACAGAGGTCTTAAGCAAGACAAAACATTCAGGGATGAACACAAACTTAAAAGCAAAGaatcaaatttagaaaatcTACAAACGAACATTTGCAGTTCATATATTATTGCATCACAAATGCACTACCAATAAAGTAACAGCAAAAGCATTTTAGGTTCACTGGAACAGCCTGGTTGTGGTCATATGTTATGGCATCCCAAAGAGCTTGAATACTTCAGAGGGGATGCATGGGGTTATAAGTTATAACAGGGTAGATATTAAATTCAGATTATTGGTCTTCTATTTGAAATTATGCTGAAAAGGGAGATCGTGGGCCGGGCCATGGGGGTGTTAATGCTGTAATGATCATTGATTAACAAACTCACAAGGGAGATAGAAGCACCAGTACTATATGCTCTTCCAGTACGTCCAATTCGATGAACATATCCTTCAGCACTTTGAGGCATATCCAAATTTACAACctgcaaaaaataattaaaaaaacagacATGGTCAAATGGTATGCTAGCTGAACATGGTATCTCACAAAGTAATATCAGGAAACAGAGAAATTACAAAAAGTGAATTTAGTTCTACCTACGCAAAGCGTCGTTTAAATGCATTGAGTTCAAACAAATCATCTCGGATACATACATGATATCCAAGAACTACCCAGTCAAAATTGAATGTAAAGAATGATAGCTTGAAAAAACATACCAACGAGTATAGTATTGACGTACCGTGTGCACATTTTTGAAGTCAATTCCCCGCACTACTCCAAATTCAGAGTCGGCTTTATGCTTAGCATGCTTTCTAGACTTTTTTGGTTCAATACTACTTTCCCCATTGTCTTCATTCTCTTTTGATTTGCTGGTGTCAGTCGCAATCAAATAATCAAAAAGCCCAGCATTGAATTCCTGTTGGCAAACCAAGGGGGTTAGGATTTTGTGAAATATCATTCTCAAAATGGTAGACTGGGAACTAACTCTAACTCCAATCGATAACAAAGTAAGAAATATGACCAGATTGCAATAGCAATAGATTAGAATATTGACGAACCTCAAGAATGTGGAGACGAGAATTCTGTGGCAACTCGGAATTTAAAACAGCAGATCTAATTCCAAACtgcaaaaatagaaaatgaaaaagtaaaaaagcagagagagaaTAAGTTATGACTATTACGTATAAATCAATGCCCTCCTTCACTCACCAAttagaccaaaaaataaagggaaCAATACACTGTTAAAGGCCCTTAAACTCTGTAGTCAATTAAATATAAAGACATACATCAACTTTCCTTCCCTCCCTTAACAATTAGacccagagagagagagagagagagagagagagagagagagagaatgttaaatacaattaaattttgtAGGCATGTAACTGTAAAGCCAAAAATCAACTTTCCCTCCCTCCCCCTCACTAATTaggccaaaaaaaagaaagaaaaagagaacaaGAAACTGCTAAAGGCACTGAGACTTTGTAACATGTAAACTATAAAAGCATAAATCAACTCTCCCTCCATCTAAAGGATTTTGTCTTTgtggaaaaaataataataataagttcGCCTATGCAGATacatctgaaaaaaaaaaatctatataCCTTTTCCAGAAATAGTTTTAATCTGAATCCCATGTCAATGGTATTAGTAAATATCAGAACTTTTTTCTGGATCAGCTCCAACTTCAAGAGGGAAAGGATGTACAGTAACTTGTCGCGTGCACTGCATGATATCTaagaaacaataaaatgaaaaacataaGTTAATGGACATATGATAGTCTCCTTTCCACCAGAAGTGAATAGGCACATATGAAACCAGATCAATGAAGCACtgaaaaacacacaaaaacccATAAATATCATTGGTACTTAAAGAGATATAAATCATAAATAcagagaggaggagagaatAAAGAACagaagataaaaaataaacatcaaAATGAAGTCAGACATGATTtaacaatatatatgtttttagcAACACACAATATTTATACCAGGAAAGCTaagttaaagaaaaagaaataataggCACAAGttgcaaagaaaaacataagtTGATAGCCATATGATAATCTCATTTCAATCAGAAGTCAATACACAGAAGTATAACCCAATAACATGAAGCattaaaaaacacacaaaaacccATAAAGATCACTGTTACATAAAGAGAGATAAATCATAAATAGAGAATGGGGGAGAGAGAATATAtaacagaaaagaaagaataagcAATAAAATGAAGTCAGACATGGCTTAGAAAAATATAGGTTTCTAGCAATACATTTGATAGTATTTTATACCAGGAAAAGCTAAATTCCCATAGCATTCTTCAGAGACAAGGCAGTAATTTATGCTATTAAAGAAAAGCAACTGATCGGTCATGGCTAACTGAAGGGTTCCTTCTAATTCATGTGGACTGTGTTATAAATTGTACAACACTTTTGGAAAAGATGTTGAAACAACTGACTGTTGTGGATAATTGATTTCCTGTTAAAGGCATCAAAATTCTTACCCAAAACTGCTGAACATTTTTTGGGATGACCTCGTCCTTGATATCTCCCACTTCTGGTAAAGTCAAAATGTAAGAATTATGTAGAATCAGCTTCTTCAGTTTCTCAACATCATCACTGCCAAGTATTATAAAATGCTAGGTGTCAATAGCATATTACAAAGTGAAACCGTAgagtgaaaaaataaaggaaaaaaaaaaatcaactctTGAGCCATAAACAGATACACATTTTCACAAAATACATCAATCATTAACATCATTACTCCTAATCTGCAGAAAGTAAAAATGGTGCATACATTATGTAAATAACAAACCTTGAGGTGGCAGACATAAGAAGACATTGACAACGTTTAGGGATGTGAGGTGTTAATGCTTTTATATCTCCCTCATATCCATATGACAACAGAAGATCTGCCTGAAAGAAAATATAGTTCAATGATCTGTCAATGGGATAATTCCAATAattattcttcaaattttgacaatgggaaaaaagagaatatCCTAAAAGAGTACATTGCCTAACATCTATTTTAGTTTCGTAATAAGGGCTAACAACCATATATTAGTCTTAAATTCAAAGCATCTATGATTTCAAAAACCATGTGAAAAATGTAATGTATGAATAACAAAATTAGTTGAGGAGCAAATAGTCTTTTAAggtgaacaaaattaataggaATGCAAGCGATGAATACACATTCCATCAGACTCGACCAAAACTGACAAATATGTTTGTGCCTCTGTTTGTAACTAAATATTCTCTCACCTCATCAAGAACAAGAATTTCTAGTGACTCATCAATAGATGTTGGCTGAAGAACACCATCTGACAAACATTTCTTTACACAAGCTGGAGTGGTAACCAGAATCTCAGGTAACGCCGCCAAAGCTGTGCGCTGCAAGCAATATTGTGGATAAGAAAGAGTCAGCAAATATATAAAATCTCCACTTGCATGTGCGTGCTCGTGCACATTTACATTTCATATAATTGGAAAAGGGAGCTGAACAAACCCAATCAGGTGCAGGCATGCTGCTTGTCAACTGTACAACTTTCAATGGAACTCTACACAATTCAATCAATGAAGAGACCTCTGTATAAACCTGCATATGTGCCACAACCATTCACATTCAATAACCAAACTTAGCAAGAAACCTAAAACGGCATAGAGAATTCGAACCGGGAACAGTTACAAAATGTACAAACCTGCTGAGAAAGTTCTCGAGTAGGGACGAGAACAATCGCACTCGGAGCAAGTTTGTTCTTTGGTTCTAAAGTAAACAACTTCTGAAGCAACGGCAGGAGATAAGCAAAGGTCTTTCCAGACCCAGTCTTTGCCCTGGCCACCACATCCTTACCTTGCTGAAACGCATTCCCAAATGCAAGAAAACAATCAATTAACACAGTTTTCaacattaaattttcttttcatttcctgCATTTTCTAGGAAGCCAAACAGGTAATAAAAGTAGATTAATTTCGGAAAAGAAAACTAACAAGGATGAGAGGTATGGCGACTTGCTGAATGGGGGTGGGCTTgtcaattttcttcttgtttagGGCACGAATAAGACGACCGTCTAATCCGAGGCTTTCGAACGTCTGCTCCTCTTCGTCTTCGCTTTCAATATCCTTGGGTGGCTTCTCCATAGTTTCAGCCATGGGAGAGTCCGTAGTTTCAGCCATGGGAGAGTCCGAAGCTTCCGAACTTGGAGCTCAAAGCTAcaaagggtttagggttttgatttttggtgCGAACAAAAAACCGAAACggttttgttttctgcttTTAAAGTTGAGTAGAAATTGAGAGTTGGGCTTGGGAGAATATAGGTCGACTGGACCAATTTCTGAGGACGAAAATTGAGCATTCAGAATCAGAACTTTGAAGTGCTATTGTTTTTGGCCCATTTTATTATTAGGGTTTTAAGTGGTACATCCCCACAACGAATTGCTCTTCACACCCAGGCCCACGTTTTAAAGATTAAACCAACCCGTCAAAGCATGATTCTACAAGGAAAATCTATTCATACCATACGATTTGCTCACTATAATAACATTACAATTTGCTTTAGTGGAGTATGGAGATGTGATGTAATTCATTGATACTACATGTTATTcattcatattataacatattGATGGATTATATCACATAATCGTATTTCAATATCATACAATAATTTCTCTTACAAAATATGTCGAAAGTTCCATGTACTGCTTAGATGTTACATTGAATTAGAAAAATTATTATGTCATACTGAAACACGACGAGTTACTATAACATTCAAATcatgttttatttatcaataCTATATATACCCTAAAACTATAAAATCCGTTGTTCACCCTTAAAATCCATACAAACCCTAGTACACTAGTGCATTGAAGTAATTGAAGTTACACAGccaaattatattttgtataaTTTGTATCCATCTACATATACTTTACATAATTAACATCCCTTTACAgttaattcatataaattgTGGTCCAAGGCAAGCCACCAGTCCTGCTTTTCACCAAAGCACAGAGCTTGAAGTTGCAGcaataatattgattattgAAGGGAAAAAACACAGCCCTTGTGACTCACTGGACCAACTGCGGAGGACTGAGCCACTCAGCTGTTTTATAAGTAACGACAATTTATCAAGTTGGGTTCAGAAAATTACTCAATTACACAGCATGAATTGGGAAGGAGATGAGAGGGAGGGGGGGCATGGGCCCCAATCCCATGATGAAATGCATGCCATTCTCGGAGGGACCCCATTAATGAGAGGAATGAAAGCTCATTTGACCATCTTTGCTTTCGGTGTGACTTGAAAATAAagggaaaattgaaatttgatatCACAGCCGTTGGATTAGGTATAGTGTTGATTAGACACAGACAAGTCTAGGGCCTAGTGTTGATGAATATGACATACATTTTGCTGATCCTTGGTGACAAAATTCCATCATTTGTGTCTCGGATCTTTGTCTAATTCGGTTGAGCTAATCAAGTTTTATATgttgttttcttctatttcCCGTGTTATTGGAAcagggtttttaatttgaaaaatattttgcaTTTCCTGCCGTTCACAATTTGATACGTCTAGATTGGTCAAAAGAAATAACTCTTTTCAATATTGTATTGCTTTAACTTTATGTACATTTCCCTTTCTTAATTCTTGTAATTGGACCAAAAACATAGTCTTCTTGCAgttattggttttttttattttttataccaAAGTTAGAAATAGAGGGGATTTTCTCACATACACTATCAAAGTGCTATGAGTCTGCAAGTAAAGACCATTTTCCCGTTAACCCTCTTGTAGGAATTTTGATAAGTGATAATTGATGCACAATGCAGGCTACAATTGGACGTGGAGTTTGTTTCgctcttcttttttggttcttttttttcctctcaaaTTGTATCATATTTATTGCTCAAATTGTATCATATTTATTGCTTAAGATTAGGTTCACGTTACCACTAACCCACccatgaaaaaaattcatggtttGTAAAGAATCTAGAGGCTTTGCACACAGACACATGCAAAGCATCgataaaaaacaaatctaaGAGTATCTTAATGTCACTAATTAGAAGTTTAAACCAAGGAAAGCAAAGTTAAATCCTAGAGGGTTTTAAAAACCCAAGCTAGGAGCCTAGACCCACCACGtttaccaaaacaaataaaaatatccacacaaagattaaaaaaaattaaaaattgacaGGATAGGGACGAAAAGGGCTGGAGCTTACATCATATAACCCACAAACCACAATAATGGGAACCACACAAATTTACATGTTATCTAATCATCAATACAATACAAGGTGGGAAAAATATTGCTAAAAGCTTGGCATGGCACAGTGAATTATTGTTAAAATTTCAGTGTGGCCAagtcttttattattattttatataaacgaTATTGGAAGAGGGGGGAATTAAATTGAAGCCTTCGAATGCATAAGTAAATATTCTTAACTACTTTAAGTTACAAACTTATTGCTTCTCCCggtcttttatttgtttaatccTTAATTAAactcccaaatttttttatgcttttgtAAACTTGTACAGTAATGGCAGACTAGCAGAGAAGAAAGCAAACATAAAACTCAAACCCCAAGTAGAATAAGGAGCAAGGGTTGCACAGAATGTTGGGCTAGGCAGAGCAAATCCTCACCACATTTAAAGCCTTGAGAGGCTCAGAAGTCGACAATTTCCATACCATGTGGTTCTGTTGGTCTCCTACCAGCTCACTATAGCCAAGCACAAGAAGCTCCAAGAGCCAAGTGAAAAtccattatatatatttacaaaaGCTCTCTCACCAGATGATGATTTAGTATATTTTAGCTCACTGCCAGACAAAATTGCACGGTGCAGCTCTTGACCCAACACACAATTCCAATTTCTCAACCTGCCCTACTTACTGCCCCACAAacccacagagagagagagagagagagagagagagagagagagagagattggggATTGCAAGCAACacagataaaagaaaaatgcattATATATCAGTTACAATTATACACCATTGAGACttgaaagggaagaaaaataatagagGCTGCTGCTGCACTATTTGATTGACTGAAACTGAAACATGGTGTTTTTgttgaattgggtttttatacATTGTTGGATTGATGAGAAAGTTATAGAGAGAATCAaaagcataaaaaagaaagaaaagacccccaaaatggttaagagaaaaaccaaactaaacccaaaaaagaaaataagaaacaaaagttCCCTCATCAGTAAAAGACAGCCAAAAATTCCAAAAGCACAATACTGCCCACCTTGGACTGAAATCTCAAGCTctcaataataaaaattccaaaaataccTGAAATTTTAGCTCAAGCTTATAATTGGGGGATTAGATTAGGCTCTTGTCTCTCAATAATCAGGCATGAGGTGGCTGACCTTGCCCTCTTCAAGAGCCATCTTGCGCTCTGtaattttcaaccatatgcacACACCAGTGAAACTAAGCACCAAACTCGCAAACCCACTTCCCAATCCGATCCCAACAATGGCCAAAACCGAAAGCCCTTTGCTTTTCAGAGGGGCCAAAGGGTACCCATAAAGCTCCTTGTTGCCATCGAACGACGTGGCATTAAACCTCGGCAAATTCCCACTCCGATTTCCCAAAGAAACCGGTATCGGCCCCGAAAGCTTGTTGTTTGAGACGTCGAAAGCCGAAAGCCGGACAAGAAGGCCCAATTGCTGAGGGATCGTTCCGGTGAGTAAGTTGTCGTGGAGATCGATGACGTTGAGATAGGCGCACAATGTGAGCTGCGGCGGGATTGGGCCCTGCAACCGATTGGAGGAGAGGTTCAGGACGGCGAGGTTGACCAAGTACTGGAGGTCCGATGGGATTGGGCCGGTGAGGAAGTTGGAGGAGAGGTCGAGGGCTTGGAGGTTGGTGCAGTTGGCCAAAAACGGCGAGATTGAGCCGCGCAGAGCGAGGTTCGTGAGGGAGAGCTTGTAGATTCTGCCATTGTTGCAGGTGGCGCCTTGGAGGTAGGAGGTGAAGCCGCTACATGGGTTTGCGAAGGTGGTTTTGGTCCAGTTCTGGAGGGACTTTGTTGCGTCTTGTATGGATTGGCTTAGGTGGGTCAGGCAAGCCTCGTCGCTTGGATCTGATGAGGTGGGCCGGAAAACGGCGCCGTTTAGAACGGTTATGAATATCAGAGCACAAGCAGTCTTAGCAGCAGCACCCATCTAGAGTGGAAAATTAGcaaaaattacaataataGTTTGTACCCCTTCGTTAATTTTTGAAGTTTGGGATTTTGGGTTGTGGAAAAAATAGAAACTTTGTTTGCCCTTTTGTTGATTTTGGATGAAGAAGGTTTGGGATTTTGGGTTCTGGAGACTATGGAGAGGAAAGTGAGACacagggagagggagagagattgGTACCAAATGGTACCTTGTGGGTGTgattatttttgggttttattttcttatgttATAAAAGGGTACAGTTTAGGAACAAaatataagaaagaaaaagagggagatGTTGGTGTTATTGAATCCTGTTATATTCTGTTATGGAAGCGCAGATTAGAAAtgtatacaaaataaattatataaaaaatagagagagaaagctgaggAACTGTTTTTCAATTCTGTGTTTGTgttggaggagagagagagagagagagagggagggaggggaagaagagagagtgagagtggGAGGCACTAAGTTGGACTGATGGCAATTGGTGAAAATTATTAAGTGTTTGACACGAGGGAGGACTGGGGATGGTGGGCCAGTGGCCTGGGGCTGTGGGGGCGGTGAACCCTGCACATATGAGGGCGTTAAGACAGTGACAATACGCAGGGgttttttggtcatttcgaGAGTTTGAATTCCAGGGAAGCAGCAGGGGCATTTTGGTGGTGCCGTTGTGTATTGCATTGGCAATTTGGCAACGATTGATGGTTGACACGGTCGatgaaagaaaatgagagatgaTGATTGATGAGATTTTGAACGAGGAAAaagatagtttttttttttttttttttttttttttttgggggttgggGGGGATGG comes from Prunus dulcis chromosome 6, ALMONDv2, whole genome shotgun sequence and encodes:
- the LOC117631051 gene encoding DEAD-box ATP-dependent RNA helicase 16 isoform X2, translated to MAETTDSPMAETMEKPPKDIESEDEEEQTFESLGLDGRLIRALNKKKIDKPTPIQQVAIPLILQGKDVVARAKTGSGKTFAYLLPLLQKLFTLEPKNKLAPSAIVLVPTRELSQQVYTEVSSLIELCRVPLKVVQLTSSMPAPDWRTALAALPEILVTTPACVKKCLSDGVLQPTSIDESLEILVLDEADLLLSYGYEGDIKALTPHIPKRCQCLLMSATSSDDVEKLKKLILHNSYILTLPEVGDIKDEVIPKNVQQFWFGIRSAVLNSELPQNSRLHILEEFNAGLFDYLIATDTSKSKENEDNGESSIEPKKSRKHAKHKADSEFGVVRGIDFKNVHTVVNLDMPQSAEGYVHRIGRTGRAYSTGASISLVSPDEMTIFEEIKSFLGDDEKDDSNSIPPFPLLTKNAVESLRYRAEDVAKSVTKIAVRESRAQDLRNEILNSEKLKAHFEVNPRDLDLLKHDKALSKKPPAPHLRDVPDYLLDATTKEASKTVKLARAAMGNTNPARRHGFKRKSKKNKDPLKTFTAEGHKRARRGGMKREGKDGNGNHRQKKRKT
- the LOC117631051 gene encoding DEAD-box ATP-dependent RNA helicase 16 isoform X1, giving the protein MAETTDSPMAETMEKPPKDIESEDEEEQTFESLGLDGRLIRALNKKKIDKPTPIQQVAIPLILQGKDVVARAKTGSGKTFAYLLPLLQKLFTLEPKNKLAPSAIVLVPTRELSQQVYTEVSSLIELCRVPLKVVQLTSSMPAPDWRTALAALPEILVTTPACVKKCLSDGVLQPTSIDESLEILVLDEADLLLSYGYEGDIKALTPHIPKRCQCLLMSATSSDDVEKLKKLILHNSYILTLPEVGDIKDEVIPKNVQQFWISCSARDKLLYILSLLKLELIQKKVLIFTNTIDMGFRLKLFLEKFGIRSAVLNSELPQNSRLHILEEFNAGLFDYLIATDTSKSKENEDNGESSIEPKKSRKHAKHKADSEFGVVRGIDFKNVHTVVNLDMPQSAEGYVHRIGRTGRAYSTGASISLVSPDEMTIFEEIKSFLGDDEKDDSNSIPPFPLLTKNAVESLRYRAEDVAKSVTKIAVRESRAQDLRNEILNSEKLKAHFEVNPRDLDLLKHDKALSKKPPAPHLRDVPDYLLDATTKEASKTVKLARAAMGNTNPARRHGFKRKSKKNKDPLKTFTAEGHKRARRGGMKREGKDGNGNHRQKKRKT
- the LOC117631052 gene encoding receptor-like protein 44 → MGAAAKTACALIFITVLNGAVFRPTSSDPSDEACLTHLSQSIQDATKSLQNWTKTTFANPCSGFTSYLQGATCNNGRIYKLSLTNLALRGSISPFLANCTNLQALDLSSNFLTGPIPSDLQYLVNLAVLNLSSNRLQGPIPPQLTLCAYLNVIDLHDNLLTGTIPQQLGLLVRLSAFDVSNNKLSGPIPVSLGNRSGNLPRFNATSFDGNKELYGYPLAPLKSKGLSVLAIVGIGLGSGFASLVLSFTGVCIWLKITERKMALEEGKVSHLMPDY